A segment of the Necator americanus strain Aroian chromosome IV, whole genome shotgun sequence genome:
acaccagagaccatgcagtccccttccttcccgaatgggcatattacacagtctggagtgagacagaagcggtcttacattctgtttcggactagttttttgagatttgttgggggtatttccacaactctcacttggtcctcgagaccgcatttcaccagactagcccgtatagctttactcaggtcgtcggttatgaagagcaggcagaaattgatcttattcgactcaacccgtgtggcatattcttgctgcgcaccaagatctggcctacgtgctacattaccaatgtaaccgttagaattcgcgatgcgttgcgctaggttgatcgcatcgatccgctcctggacatctgatgtcacccttacggctgtcctaaacatgtttttaaccacagatttcttagttttccaagggtgagcggaaagacaataaactaaaatgtttttgctgctaggttttcggaaccatcgtgtcttccattcaccattcgaccactgtatttctacattgaggaaggacagccaattttctttgggtttctcccttgtgaaccgtatgtaaggggactgttggtttagaagctcgaaacaagtgtccatctcgtcttgagtggagcatataatgcaacagtcaTCAATATAACGGCAATACAGGAAAGGTTTCCGTTCCAGAATcggttgttctattttggacatgaatgcaatggctagtgtgggagctagtctttgtcccatggccaaTCCCCTAACCTGTCTATAGTAGTTGCCGGCCCAACGAAAAATGGAGCACTTTAAGCATTTATCCAGGAGCGTCATAATTTGCCTTATGGAAAACCCGTGCAAGTCTAAGGTGTCCCGATGTTCTACGAGTAGCTCGAACACAGCTTGCATTGCAGCGCCGTtggaaatatttgtatttgtataaagtgacatcgaaagattcgatgacacattctttttctgaacgcGCTCTTTTAAGCTGCTCAAGGAACATGTTGGTGTTGGATAGATGCGCGGGAACATACTTGAGCAATGGTGCAAGTATAGCGTTCAAAAGCCAAGATATTCTGTCCGTGGGGCCACCTATGTTGCTTATGATAGGACGTACTTTGAATACATCCGGGTCTTCTGAAAGGAAAGCAAAGGAAGAGAGTTTGTGTGTTTTTATTAGCAGGTATAAAACTGGGCAAGTAGGAAGTATTTCAGCTTTGTGATCATTGTTTTATGTAACCCCGCAGCCTTTCCAATCTCTACCCAAACTCTATTGAGACGGCGACTCTGTTTTATGAACTCTTCATGTGACGAAGAGTGGTAGAAATGCggtctcgaggaccaagtgagagttgtggaaatacccccaacaaatctcaaaaaactagtccgaaacagaatgtaagaccgcttctgtctcactccagactgtgtaatatgcccattcgggaaggaaggggactgcatggtctctggtgtagtctatctaatttcgtgcaaaacatgtggggaccaatacattggcgaaacagggcgccccctttgtattcgcattaaagaacatctaagggggatgaaacaatcgaatgcagcaactcccctcggagttcaccgcagacaatgtcatgaaaacgttcctttctgcgtagctctcacaattctatcgtacgaacccgagattatagctcgcagaactttagaagcgttttggataaatgcaaaaggtccaaaaatgaatagaaaggaagagtgcttagccgtgaccaacgagctggctctgtatcaagacctttgcgggtttgatctacggggtcatatgggggtcgcatcctaattagtatcagcggagcgatagcaccacgcggatatccgctaacatcacggcaacgcggctacttagctaggcacaacgatttgggcttttttggtttttgtttccgggtgtaatatcctaggggatgatgacttgttctggatgaggcatttgagaggatatattgcaaatgctcttactttccaggctctgacgaaggcgacaacccTTTGTTTCGCTAAGACATTAGGGGGATGAACATCGATGCGCACCCGTTGGACAATGTCAGAACTTCTTTGACATTAtggacaacgccgaaacgttagccgtaataaattttgttaacaatcttggctgttgcttaaattcgactatcaacaacaTTTCTTCGTAGTAGCGACTCAATTAATCTGGTTTTAATTATTCCCCTTTATTTTTGCACTTGGAACACTACTGATATGGCTGAAGCTCTGAAAAACGTTACATTTGCTTTCGCGAAGTATTGTTAATAAGAGATCCTCTCCACACGTCTGGAATTTCACCGAATATGCGTATTACTTAAAAGATGTGACCAATATGAAGTGCTTGCAGATTATCGAAGAACTGAATTTAACGCTATCGTACGGACGTGTGCGAGAGACACGCACAATAGAAAACggttttgacttttttctgctaGGTAGGCTTCATTGATCTTcccttttccttctttaaaGAATGGCAGACTACCTGCACACTCCAAtactagaaataaaatttttcatctatttatcCTTGACCATCGTTCCTGCGCAGCCCACTGTCCGCCCTGGCGGCATGACCACTCCGCCTCATCCCACTGTACATCTTATTACAGTTGAAAGCATGTAAGTTTCTGCATACTTTCCTTTACCTGAAGTCACACCGCTTTTCAGCATGGATCGTCCAGAGACCTGTCAGATGGAAGGAGAATAAAGATTTTGAGTCATGGGTTCTTGTAACGGCCCGTCATGATCCGAGAAGCCGCCAACGGGGTCGAACCTGCCCATTTAGGCCTTATCACTCcgcttgacttacttgacttaatcggcgggctgacaTTATGCCTGCCCTTCGCCGAGGTTCATCGTCTTTGAggatagctctgcccaaccttctcaaTCTTCCGCGAGAATTTGCACAGAAttaatccattcgtcgctattccatattctgcggaACCTTatctcaggtcctctttcaccgtcTCAGTCCAGAAAtaccgttttcggccaggtaaCTTTCTCCAGCCTGAGAAACCCCTCACAACTCTTTAAGCAAGGCGATGGTCTCCTCAATGTATCAAAACGAGCGAAGACTATTTTTTGTATCCACTTTTCATGGgcgtgcaagatgttgataccTTCCACGTGCCACCCGCCACTGAACCACATCGATTTCcgtaaaaatttccattgtgGCATACTCTAAGTCAAAAGGAGTTAAGCCGCCGACTATGTATCTTCCCTACCATCAATCTacatcaccgtagatggt
Coding sequences within it:
- a CDS encoding hypothetical protein (NECATOR_CHRIV.G14515.T2), coding for MGQRLAPTLAIAFMSKIEQPILERKPFLYCRYIDDCCIICSTQDEMDTCFELLNQQSPYIRFTREKPKENWLSFLNVEIQWSNGEWKTRWFRKPSSKNILVYCLSAHPWKTKKSVVKNMFRTAVRVTSDVQERIDAINLAQRIANSNGYIGNVARRPDLGAQQEYATRVESNKINFCLLFITDDLSKAIRASLVKCGLEDQVRVVEIPPTNLKKLVRNRM
- a CDS encoding hypothetical protein (NECATOR_CHRIV.G14515.T1) translates to MQAVFELLVEHRDTLDLHGFSIRQIMTLLDKCLKCSIFRWAGNYYRQVRGLAMGQRLAPTLAIAFMSKIEQPILERKPFLYCRYIDDCCIICSTQDEMDTCFELLNQQSPYIRFTREKPKENWLSFLNVEIQWSNGEWKTRWFRKPSSKNILVYCLSAHPWKTKKSVVKNMFRTAVRVTSDVQERIDAINLAQRIANSNGYIGNVARRPDLGAQQEYATRVESNKINFCLLFITDDLSKAIRASLVKCGLEDQVRVVEIPPTNLKKLVRNRM